The Cydia fagiglandana chromosome 4, ilCydFagi1.1, whole genome shotgun sequence genome has a window encoding:
- the LOC134663635 gene encoding FAD-dependent oxidoreductase domain-containing protein 1 has product MITSKVFQRSFSKYGFLCSESKNPFKRTWDTIAKELPAMFGLNNKTSSYPEHADIVVIGGGYIGSSVAYWLKTKAGHGLSVVVLEKDPTYAAARKNISCGSLTQHFSLPENIYLSQHSAEFLRNVKDNLGPDVDLKYVPKGHLLLACEEHAEKLEQNIYVQREYGIRNELLSAKEIKNKFPWINTDDIKLGCLGYESEGTFDSLALLGGLVKKSLDMGTTYIHAEVTGFELEKQRDVLMEGIKPGSFERINKVVFRTPENEEHSIKFAACILAAGHESSQVAQLARIGNGDGLLAIPLPIEKRESDVYSVENMTNTTGLNTPLVMDTSGVWIRKDGLGSNLLCGAVPLLSQSATGLFGDDYMDQIIKPSLFNRIPQCNVAQVTSVATEAYDYCHYDDTGILGPHSYHNNLYIAAGFGKQGCQHAPGIGRAIAELIVDGQYVSTDFTRLGFDRFLTDSPLIEFNIY; this is encoded by the exons ATGATAACATCCAAAGTATTTCAACGAAGTTTTAGCAAATATGGTTTTTTATGCTCCGAATCAAAAAACCCTTTTAAAAGGACATGGGATACAATTGCCAAAGAATTACCGGCTATGTTCGGCCTGAATAACAAAACCTCAAGTTATCCAGAACATGCCGATATAGTAGTTATTGGAGGTGGATATATTGGCTCATCTGTTGCATATTGGCTGAAAACAAAAGCCGGCCACGGACTTTCTGTTGTTGTACTAGAAAAAGATCCAACA TATGCTGCAGCGAGAAAAAATATCTCATGCGGATCACTAACTCAACATTTCTCGTTACCAGAAAATATATATCTTTCCCAACACAGCGCTGAATTTTTAAGGAATGTAAAGGATAATCTGGGTCCGGATGTTGAcctaaaatatgtacctaaaggGCACTTACTGCTAGCTTGTGAGGAACATGCTGAAAAACTTGAGCAAAATATCTATGTTCAAAGGGAATATGGCATCAGAAATGAACTGTTGAGTGCaaaggaaataaaaaataaattcccTTGGATAAACACTGATGATATCAAACTTg gatGTTTGGGGTATGAGTCTGAAGGAACCTTTGATTCTCTGGCCCTGCTTGGaggtcttgtaaaaaaatctttAGATATGGGAACAACTTACATTCACGCTGAAGTAACAGGATTTGAATTAGAGAAACAAAGAGATGTATTAATGGAGGGTATCAAGCCTGGTTCATTTGAAAGGATAAACAAAGTTGTGTTCAGAACACCAGAAAATGAAGAACACTCCATAAAATTTGCTGCTTGTATTTTAGCTGCAGGACATGAGTCTAGTCAAGTTGCCCAATTAGCTAGAATAGGTAATGGTGATGGCTTATTAGCCATACCATTACCAATTgagaaaag AGAGTCTGATGTGTATTCCGTAGAAAATATGACTAATACCACAGGCCTGAATACACCTCTTGTAATGGATACAAGTGGAGTTTGGATAAGGAAAGATGGCTTAGGGAGTAACCTCCTGTGTGGTGCCGTTCCTCTTCTTTCACAGAGTGCTACTGGCTTGTTTGGTGATGATTACATGGACCAAATAATAAAACCTTCATTATTCAACAGGATACCACAATGTAACGTTGCACAG GTCACCAGTGTTGCAACTGAAGCATATGACTATTGTCATTATGATGACACTGGTATTTTGGGACCACATTCATATCATAATAACTTGTACATAGCTGCTGGTTTTGGGAAGCAAG GTTGCCAGCATGCACCAGGTATTGGCAGAGCTATTGCTGAGCTGATAGTAGACGGCCAGTATGTTTCTACAGACTTTACAAGGCTAGGCTTTGACAGATTCCTCACAGACAGCCCATTAATAGAATTTAACATttattaa